One window of Flavobacterium ammonificans genomic DNA carries:
- a CDS encoding sensor histidine kinase produces MVVKKSFKRNYRFALRSGSLISIVAALFGMILLRFTFKEEKNAVLLYGLIFFLILFFFSFLVLQYRIERFIYNRIRKIYDDVAMLESATGNQPIATDMETLSRKVKKFASDKKLEIEMLQVREQYRREFLGNVSHELKTPLFTVQGYLSTLNEGAMEDKAILKKYLERAEKGVERLIYIVEDLDMISKLESGELNLEFSDFDIVELIQSVIDMLEMKAAKKNISLVLEQNNKPMWVWADKDKLQQVIINLIVNSIKYGKVDGETEISVTGFTSKKLLVRFTDNGEGIESQNIPRLFERFYRVNKSGSRSEGGSGLGLSIVKHIIEAHKQKIYVESEFGKGSEFSFTVDRAHKQFKK; encoded by the coding sequence ATGGTTGTTAAAAAAAGTTTTAAAAGAAATTATCGTTTTGCATTAAGATCTGGCTCTTTAATAAGTATAGTAGCTGCTTTATTTGGAATGATTTTACTTCGATTCACTTTCAAAGAAGAAAAGAATGCGGTTTTATTATATGGATTAATTTTCTTCTTGATTTTGTTTTTCTTCTCTTTTTTAGTCTTGCAATACAGAATTGAACGGTTTATTTACAACAGAATTAGGAAAATTTACGACGATGTTGCAATGCTAGAATCGGCAACAGGGAATCAGCCCATAGCAACTGACATGGAGACGCTATCCAGAAAAGTAAAGAAATTTGCTTCGGATAAAAAATTAGAGATCGAAATGCTTCAGGTTAGAGAACAATACCGAAGAGAATTTTTAGGCAATGTTTCCCACGAATTAAAAACACCTCTTTTTACAGTTCAGGGTTACTTATCTACTCTTAATGAGGGTGCAATGGAAGATAAAGCAATTTTAAAAAAATACTTAGAACGCGCTGAAAAAGGAGTTGAGCGTTTAATATATATAGTTGAAGATCTTGATATGATTAGTAAGTTAGAATCAGGAGAATTGAATCTAGAATTTTCCGATTTTGACATCGTTGAACTAATTCAAAGCGTTATCGACATGCTTGAAATGAAAGCAGCAAAAAAGAACATTAGCTTAGTACTGGAGCAAAATAATAAGCCAATGTGGGTATGGGCGGACAAAGATAAACTCCAACAAGTGATTATCAATTTAATTGTAAACTCTATTAAATATGGTAAAGTAGATGGAGAAACTGAAATTTCAGTTACTGGATTTACAAGCAAAAAATTGTTAGTACGATTTACGGATAATGGGGAGGGAATAGAATCGCAAAATATACCCCGACTTTTTGAACGATTTTATAGAGTAAACAAGAGTGGCTCAAGGTCTGAAGGAGGTTCAGGGCTTGGACTCTCTATTGTCAAGCATATTATTGAAGCACATAAACAAAAAATTTATGTGGAAAGTGAGTTTGGCAAAGGTTCTGAATTTTCATTTACTGTCGATAGAGCGCACAAACAATTTAAAAAATAA
- a CDS encoding response regulator transcription factor gives MTKSKAKILLVDDEPDILEIVGFNLSQEGYRIVTAANGKEAITKAKAELPNLIIMDVMMPEMDGIEACEAIRKIPELENVIITFLTARNEDYTQVAGFDAGADDYISKPIKPKLLVSKVNALLRRFNEQQKSTGTLSVGGIEINREEYKIIKNGVEISLPRKEFELFYLLASKPGKVFKREEILDTIWGNDVIVGGRTIDVHIRKLREKIGDDFFKTIKGVGYKIEV, from the coding sequence ATGACTAAGAGTAAAGCTAAAATCTTATTGGTAGATGACGAACCCGATATCTTGGAAATAGTTGGGTTTAATTTATCTCAAGAGGGATACAGAATAGTTACTGCAGCTAATGGCAAAGAAGCTATAACTAAAGCTAAAGCAGAACTTCCTAATCTAATCATTATGGATGTTATGATGCCTGAAATGGACGGAATAGAAGCTTGTGAGGCTATTAGAAAAATCCCTGAATTAGAGAATGTCATCATCACTTTCTTAACCGCTCGTAATGAAGATTATACTCAGGTTGCTGGATTTGATGCTGGAGCTGACGATTACATTAGTAAACCGATCAAACCAAAACTATTAGTAAGTAAAGTGAATGCTTTACTAAGAAGGTTTAATGAACAACAAAAAAGCACAGGTACATTAAGCGTGGGCGGAATCGAAATCAATCGTGAAGAATATAAAATAATTAAAAACGGTGTTGAGATTTCATTACCAAGAAAAGAATTTGAATTATTTTATTTATTAGCTTCTAAGCCAGGAAAAGTATTTAAAAGAGAAGAAATTTTGGATACAATTTGGGGAAATGATGTTATTGTTGGTGGTCGTACTATTGATGTTCATATTAGAAAATTGAGAGAAAAGATAGGAGATGATTTTTTCAAAACAATTAAAGGAGTTGGATACAAAATAGAAGTCTAA
- a CDS encoding TonB-dependent receptor codes for MKLKFVLFTLLMCSIGLAQSKGTVSGTILDKESNNQPLPFANVVIKGTSIGVNTDMDGKYSINLNEGNYIIQFSFVGYENIEVPITIKSNETVVINKTLGSGNYTLKDVVVRAKVNREKATALLLEQKNAVAIKQSIGAQELSAKGISDVEEGLTKITGISKVDSKGLFIRGLEDRYNNLLINYLAVPSNSPFKKIIPLDQLPTDVVGYMDVFKTFNPDIYGDFSGATIDVTTSQPTESQTKISFGTGFTTNNNLSDFLLSNDATNTKSFFGFGGQERAIPKEYGTIPSARISNEFDSTWDVTKKQSPLNTSFGLSHSDKFEIGKNNQKLYYNFATNFENKYQIREGVDRTFSQGQGIYDNNLNRKQFKFQTQSSALFGLQYKSDRLNLFTNSLFLKTTENIIQDQVGYTRTAVQNPNEFIRLNQYEETQFFTNQAFGNYKITADDKHSINAGISYTRTNYNQPDRKFVTGKLVNANQIETQYGSNNLIRQFFNIDNNFHLSGKFEYNLKFGKKEDLKNKLSFGYNGFAEYLISKFRFAFGKPNGASIPYNVAANNIDAEIQKDIAANRVYFQEESSSEYKTKVFQRADGVYTNLLIHLNEKLEFNTGIRLENTIREFKYRTISDPISSPYRKKNLDKLYVLPSLNIKYQATEKSNVRFAASKTYTKPVLFESLDINLINADGTTEIGNSNLINSENYNADLKFELFPTKNEMFAATLFAKYIDNPIERTIQASATGSGQTITYFNNDSATLFGAEFEVLLQLSRINENLKGLSFGFNTSLMLTEAVVNKNRVGYFDTYEKRDLQGASNWLINSDLKYEFSNNDKWKNTASLVYSVYGDRIFAVGVAGYDHIYEKPFNKLDFVWSSVIDKKWNLKFSVDNILNPVYRRELGTKNKIAIDEASLLLQSFQRGVGFSTSVSYTF; via the coding sequence ATGAAATTAAAATTTGTATTATTTACATTATTAATGTGCAGCATAGGCTTGGCACAATCTAAAGGTACAGTTAGCGGAACCATTCTTGATAAAGAATCCAACAACCAACCTCTTCCATTTGCAAATGTAGTAATTAAAGGAACTTCAATTGGCGTAAACACAGATATGGATGGTAAATATTCCATCAATCTTAATGAAGGAAATTACATTATCCAATTTAGTTTTGTTGGTTATGAAAATATTGAAGTGCCAATAACTATAAAATCAAACGAAACAGTTGTAATCAATAAAACTTTGGGATCTGGGAATTACACCTTGAAAGATGTTGTAGTACGTGCCAAAGTAAATAGAGAAAAAGCAACTGCTCTATTGCTAGAACAAAAAAATGCCGTTGCAATTAAACAAAGTATTGGTGCTCAAGAATTATCAGCTAAAGGAATTAGCGATGTAGAAGAAGGGCTAACCAAAATTACTGGGATTTCAAAAGTAGATTCTAAAGGATTATTCATTAGAGGTTTAGAAGATCGATACAATAACTTGTTAATTAATTATTTAGCTGTCCCATCTAACAGTCCATTTAAAAAAATTATTCCATTAGATCAATTACCTACAGACGTTGTGGGTTATATGGATGTTTTCAAAACATTCAATCCTGATATTTATGGGGATTTTTCAGGTGCAACAATCGATGTAACAACATCTCAACCAACTGAAAGTCAAACTAAAATTTCATTTGGAACCGGATTCACAACAAACAATAACTTAAGTGACTTTTTATTATCCAATGATGCAACTAACACAAAAAGTTTTTTTGGATTTGGGGGACAAGAAAGAGCAATTCCAAAAGAATATGGTACAATTCCATCAGCTAGAATTAGCAATGAATTTGACTCTACTTGGGACGTAACAAAAAAACAGTCGCCATTGAATACAAGTTTTGGTTTAAGTCATTCTGATAAATTTGAAATAGGCAAAAACAATCAAAAATTGTACTATAATTTCGCTACTAACTTTGAAAATAAATACCAAATTAGAGAAGGTGTTGATCGTACATTTTCTCAAGGACAAGGAATTTATGATAACAATTTAAATAGAAAACAGTTCAAATTTCAAACACAATCTTCTGCTTTATTTGGTCTTCAGTACAAATCAGATCGTTTAAACTTGTTTACTAATAGTTTGTTTTTAAAAACAACCGAAAATATCATTCAAGATCAAGTAGGTTATACAAGAACTGCTGTTCAAAATCCAAATGAATTTATTAGACTAAATCAATACGAAGAAACACAGTTTTTTACTAACCAAGCATTTGGTAATTATAAAATAACGGCTGATGATAAGCACTCTATAAACGCTGGTATTTCATACACAAGAACAAATTACAATCAGCCAGATAGAAAATTTGTAACTGGTAAATTAGTAAATGCAAACCAAATCGAAACCCAATACGGAAGTAATAATTTAATTAGACAATTTTTTAATATTGATAATAATTTTCACTTATCAGGAAAATTTGAATACAATTTAAAATTTGGTAAAAAAGAAGATTTAAAAAACAAATTGTCTTTTGGTTATAATGGTTTTGCAGAATATTTAATTTCTAAATTTCGTTTTGCTTTTGGTAAACCAAATGGAGCATCTATTCCTTACAACGTTGCTGCTAACAATATCGATGCAGAAATTCAAAAAGACATTGCTGCAAATAGAGTTTATTTCCAAGAAGAATCTTCTAGTGAGTATAAAACTAAAGTTTTTCAAAGAGCGGATGGGGTGTATACCAACTTGTTAATTCATTTAAATGAAAAACTAGAATTCAACACTGGAATCCGATTAGAAAATACTATCAGAGAATTTAAATACAGAACCATTTCAGATCCAATTTCAAGTCCATACAGAAAGAAAAATCTTGACAAATTATATGTGTTACCCTCTTTAAATATAAAATACCAAGCGACAGAAAAAAGCAATGTTCGTTTTGCTGCGTCTAAAACCTACACAAAACCAGTTTTATTTGAAAGCTTGGATATAAATCTTATTAATGCGGATGGTACTACAGAAATTGGTAATTCAAATTTAATTAATAGTGAGAATTACAATGCAGACCTAAAATTTGAGTTATTCCCAACTAAAAACGAAATGTTTGCTGCTACTTTATTCGCAAAATATATTGACAATCCAATCGAAAGAACCATTCAAGCAAGCGCAACAGGAAGTGGGCAAACCATAACCTACTTTAACAATGATAGCGCTACTTTATTTGGTGCTGAATTTGAAGTACTATTGCAATTGTCAAGAATAAATGAAAACTTAAAAGGGTTGTCTTTTGGGTTCAATACTTCTTTAATGCTTACTGAAGCAGTAGTAAATAAAAATCGTGTAGGATACTTTGATACTTATGAAAAAAGAGATTTACAAGGTGCTTCTAATTGGTTGATTAATTCTGATTTAAAATACGAATTTAGTAACAATGATAAGTGGAAAAATACTGCTTCATTGGTTTACAGTGTTTATGGAGATAGAATATTTGCAGTTGGTGTCGCTGGTTACGATCATATTTATGAAAAACCATTTAACAAACTTGACTTTGTTTGGAGTAGTGTTATTGACAAAAAATGGAATTTAAAATTCTCAGTGGACAACATTTTAAACCCAGTTTATAGAAGAGAACTAGGAACTAAAAATAAAATTGCTATAGATGAAGCGTCTTTACTTCTTCAATCGTTTCAAAGAGGCGTAGGGTTTTCTACGAGCGTTTCTTATACATTCTAA
- a CDS encoding toxin-antitoxin system YwqK family antitoxin, giving the protein MKKLMMIAVLVVSSVAFAQNIEPKLEDINGTVKATYYHENGEIQQEGFFIDGKLEGKWISYNANGVKIAIAEYSKGEKVGNWFFWNNEGLSEVDYSKDAILSIKKWSKGSVASN; this is encoded by the coding sequence ATGAAAAAATTAATGATGATCGCAGTGTTAGTGGTTTCTAGTGTAGCTTTTGCGCAAAATATAGAGCCTAAATTAGAAGATATTAATGGTACAGTTAAAGCAACTTATTACCATGAAAACGGTGAAATTCAACAAGAAGGATTCTTTATTGATGGAAAATTAGAAGGGAAATGGATATCCTATAATGCGAATGGTGTCAAAATTGCCATCGCTGAATATTCAAAAGGAGAAAAAGTTGGGAACTGGTTTTTTTGGAATAACGAAGGTTTATCTGAAGTAGACTACTCAAAAGATGCTATTTTATCAATTAAAAAATGGAGTAAAGGGTCTGTTGCTTCAAATTAA